From a single Nicotiana tomentosiformis chromosome 2, ASM39032v3, whole genome shotgun sequence genomic region:
- the LOC104105949 gene encoding GDSL esterase/lipase 1-like — MTMRKTDFSGSYFFVTTLLLLLPLFVSTKAAAAASGLFIFGDSTVDAGNNNYIETIPENRANYEPYAQNGFFQEPTGRFSDGRIIVDFIAEYAKLPLIPPYLQPHIADFSNGVNFASGGAGVLSTAHSGLVIDLERQLKYFEQVRKSLIEKLGAAKAEEVISEAVYFISIGSNDYMGGYFGNETMQQLHGPEEYLGMVIGNLTQAIQELYEKGARKFGFLSLSPLGCLPALRALNPRANSNNEEAGGGCFEAASDLALAHNNALRIVLESLQHILQGFKYCNSNFYDWLLDRVNNPSKYGFKEGVKACCGTGPYGGKNTCGGEKKVTEYEICDNAKDYIWFDSFHPTEGIHEQFAKALWDGPSSSVGPYTLQDLFFSKEKQTIADIVDI; from the exons ATGACAATGAGGAAAACTGACTTTAGTGGTTCATATTTCTTTGTGAcgactcttcttcttcttctgcctcTATTTGTTTCCACAAAGGCAGCAGCAGCAGCAAGTGGCTTGTTCATCTTTGGAGACTCCACAGTGGATGCAGGAAACAACAACTATATTGAGACCATCCCTGAGAACAGAGCCAATTATGAACCATATGCCCAGAATGGTTTTTTCCAGGAACCCACTGGTCGCTTCTCAGATGGTCGTATCATCGTTGATTTCATAG CTGAATATGCAAAGTTGCCACTAATTCCTCCTTACCTGCAACCACATATTGCTGATTTCAGCAATGGAGTTAACTTTGCTTCTGGAGGAGCTGGAGTTCTTTCTACCGCTCATTCTGGTTTG GTTATTGATCTGGAGAGACAATTAAAGTACTTTGAACAAGTGCGGAAATCACTAATAGAAAAGTTGGGAGCAGCCAAAGCAGAGGAAGTCATATCGGAAGCAGTTTACTTCATCAGTATCGGAAGTAACGATTACATGGGGGGTTACTTTGGTAATGAAACGATGCAGCAACTCCACGGTCCTGAAGAATATTTAGGGATGGTCATCGGCAACTTGACTCAGGCAATTCAA GAATTGTATGAGAAAGGCGCCCGAAAATTTGGTTTCCTAAGCTTGTCGCCATTGGGATGTTTACCAGCTCTCAGAGCACTAAATCCAAGAGCTAATAGCAATAACGAAGAAGCAGGAGGAGGTTGTTTTGAAGCTGCTTCTGATCTTGCATTGGCTCATAACAATGCTCTCAGAATTGTCCTCGAAAGCCTTCAACATATATTGCAAGGCTTTAAGTATTGCAACTCCAACTTCTACGATTGGCTTCTCGATAGAGTTAACAATCCCTCAAAGTATG gtttcaaggaaggaGTGAAGGCTTGCTGTGGAACAGGGCCTTACGGAGGTAAAAATACATGTGGTGGGGAAAAAAAGGTTACTGAATATGAGATTTGCGATAATGCCAAAGACTACATATGGTTTGATTCATTTCACCCGACAGAAGGCATACATGAACAATTTGCAAAAGCTCTCTGGGATGGACCATCCTCCTCTGTTGGACCTTACACTCTTCAAGACCTATTTTTTAGTAAAGAGAAACAAACTATAGCTGATATTGTCGATATATAA